The following proteins are co-located in the Phaeodactylum tricornutum CCAP 1055/1 chromosome 2, whole genome shotgun sequence genome:
- a CDS encoding predicted protein, translating to MSLTSNFLFSLIWGYGWKVALVAFLYVTSVLVGRIAYPIILRYPWPHPTTSRRICSDKRKIVVLAGSYNPPHLGHLAMIQYLGERYRKVIVVIGVNPSKRYDVTPEERADLTRRMLKRSATSSNVEVHVVKGYIWRHAKREGAEIFFRGIRSWEKDGREERSLQILNTWGPLLLGPLWYPIPTQFLEGKPEYNHISSTLIRDLSSIPNSSVTDLEHLVPKSIVKDVTKLYGW from the exons ATGTCCCTTACCTCTAATTTCCTTTTCTCTTTGATTTGGGGCTACGGATGGAAAGTCGCCCTCGTTGCGTTCCTGTACGTGACGAGTGTATTGGTGGGCCGTATTGCTTATCCCATCATACTACGATATCCTTGGCCGCATCCCACGACTTCCAGACGAATTTGCAGCGACAAGAGAAAGATTGTGGTACTCGCTGGTTCCTACAACCCACCGCATCTCGGGCACTTGGCCATGATACAGTATCTGGGTGAACG CTATAGAAAGGTGATAGTGGTAATTGGCGTAAACCCGAGCAAAAGGTACGACGTTACTCCAGAAGAACGAGCGGATTTGACTCGGCGCATGCTAAAGAGAAGCGCTACATCGTCCAATGTAGAAGTTCATG TTGTGAAAGGCTACATATGGCGACATGCCAAGAGAGAAGGCGCCGAAATTTTCTTTCGGGGCATTCGGAGCTGGGAAAAGGACGGCCGAGAGGAACGATCCCTGCAGATTCTCAACACATGGGGACCCTTGCTGCTAGGTCCTTTGTGGTATCCTATCCCAACACAGTTTTTGGAAGGAAAACCAGAGTACAACCACATTAGTTCGACTCTGATACGAGACCTTTCGTCTATTCCGAACTCCAGTGTGACAGATTTGGAGCACTTGGTACCGAAGTCCATAGTCAAAGATGTGACAAAATTGTATGGTTGGTAA
- a CDS encoding predicted protein, which produces MFTVSRCLVLLLFCKARLVRAYQPLKGVTATPVKDPSGQVDIGEWLSTNDGSGGRRLVVFGTYAADFNAIEYGQRLRYYWPKLREEKSLEKCALLLNCQPAAAKALAEQVDLPESIELWVDNSGESGRKFGVGRGWLPENNDINPYLKLFGMLFGLGAWATLPAVIGGYIGNPFTPQPWIEDALAVGQRKGRWPDNALEISSDGNVTNKFTELPFVGRWPRRPLELATLRLQSMIGISLSEWKTLAPDEEALGAGVLTQLGGCIVVENGEPLFEWRDPGICAVANFEDILSKL; this is translated from the coding sequence ATGTTTACTGTCAGCCGCTGTCTTGTTctcttgttgttttgcaaAGCAAGACTGGTACGAGCGTATCAACCTCTTAAGGGAGTTACGGCAACACCAGTCAAAGACCCATCGGGCCAGGTTGACATCGGCGAATGGCTGTCTACAAACGATGGTAGCGGGGGTAGAAGATTAGTAGTCTTTGGTACATATGCCGCGGATTTCAATGCGATCGAATACGGACAACGGCTGCGTTATTACTGGCCAAAGCTTCGTGAGGAAAAGAGTTTGGAAAAATGTGCGCTACTGCTGAATTGTCAGCCGGCTGCTGCAAAGGCTCTAGCGGAACAAGTGGACCTTCCCGAATCCATCGAGCTTTGGGTGGACAACAGTGGTGAGTCTGGTCGAAAATTTGGTGTAGGACGTGGGTGGTTACCGGAAAACAACGACATAAACCCATATTTGAAGTTGTTCGGGATGCTATTTGGTCTAGGAGCCTGGGCGACACTGCCAGCCGTGATTGGTGGATACATTGGCAATCCGTTTACTCCCCAGCCCTGGATTGAAGATGCACTAGCAGTAGGCCAACGAAAAGGGCGCTGGCCTGATAATGCTTTGGAGATATCTAGTGACGGGAACGTCACGAACAAGTTTACTGAATTACCGTTTGTAGGAAGGTGGCCCCGTCGACCGCTGGAATTGGCCACGCTCCGGTTGCAGTCGATGATTGGTATCTCGCTGTCCGAATGGAAGACACTGGCGCCCGATGAAGAAGCGCTTGGTGCTGGCGTTCTAACTCAGTTGGGGGGTTGCATTGTTGTCGAGAATGGTGAGCCTTTGTTTGAATGGCGTGATCCGGGAATCTGTGCTGTGGCGAACTTTGAAGATATTCTTAGCAAACTTTGA
- a CDS encoding predicted protein, with product MDDELIDTAIELDAPQDPVWGSRPPSPPPADSIARDTSCQGILALTLYRALQSTLETVNDRTVEETNECGKNQPNSHVSPIFGDEATDRIMGAFGRAVAESQHFHHQQKHSQINLDGAPLPPSALLRGRLVSYNRHGTKWRLVVEHASLRPRHHRPKTLPKRERISLWNLPWPTIEGKEPENAVDTVSIPGMLEILAYNDIE from the coding sequence ATGGATGACGAATTGATCGATACCGCGATCGAGTTAGACGCACCGCAGGATCCTGTTTGGGGAAGTCGACCGCCGTCACCGCCACCGGCTGACTCGATTGCGCGGGACACTTCGTGCCAAGGGATTCTCGCTTTGACGCTTTACCGAGCTTTACAATCAACATTGGAAACGGTGAACGACAGAACTGTTGAAGAAACCAACGAATGCGGGAAAAACCAGCCGAATAGTCACGTATCGCCAATATTTGGAGATGAAGCCACGGACCGGATCATGGGAGCTTTCGGCCGAGCGGTTGCGGAATCACAACATTTTCATCACCAGCAAAAACATTCCCAGATAAACCTCGATGGCGCTCCCCTCCCACCATCGGCTCTGCTCCGGGGGCGTCTCGTTTCTTACAATCGCCACGGAACCAAATGGCGACTAGTCGTCGAGCATGCCTCGTTGCGCCCACGGCATCACCGGCCCAAAACGCTTCCAAAACGGGAACGTATTTCGTTATGGAACTTGCCCTGGCCAACAATAGAAGGGAAAGAGCCAGAAAACGCCGTCGATACCGTTTCGATACCCGGTATGTTGGAAATTCTCGCGTACAATGATATCGAGTAG
- a CDS encoding predicted protein, which translates to MLVRREVGRRLAEYYAQSADAVVGSTGVASIGLSSLWGEWHWKHVDQKLYDSQKGQWLTPVELFKPYYSNVLANFVSGTLSSIELSESQSVDLVELGGGRGTNAHLILNHLQFTRPDLYERLSYTIIDSSPSLSELQKNTLGSSAHAERIFYQHTDLLEVAEGSASLLSPSDNPTVVIALELLDNLPHDKIRVRNGKIDQAEVHPVVGSENEVNQTEEVFVPLSDDLLKSVLLAAPSYKRVPISWIPTVACGVLRHLPRERPNARLLLADFDWLPPPDRLQVEDNNWHRRSVWASGEPIVTSMDDVDHECYLQAPPCCDILFPTNFAKLAAFVQNSWTNPRMEVKVEKQADFLQTFGPTEVDRTRSWLTSYSPLLHDFGNCSVLTIAPT; encoded by the coding sequence ATGCTGGTAAGGAGAGAAGTGGGTCGCCGGTTGGCGGAATACTATGCGCAATCTGCTGACGCCGTCGTTGGCAGTACAGGTGTTGCTTCGATCGGCCTGTCATCCCTGTGGGGTGAATGGCACTGGAAACACGTCGACCAAAAATTATATGATTCACAGAAAGGACAATGGCTCACACCAGTTGAGTTGTTTAAACCTTATTATTCCAATGTTTTGGCCAACTTTGTATCGGGAACCTTGAGCAGCATTGAGTTGTCAGAGTCACAGTCGGTCGATCTTGTCGAACTTGGCGGAGGCCGAGGGACCAACGCGCACCTTATTTTGAACCATTTACAATTTACCCGCCCCGATTTATATGAGCGATTGTCGTATACAATCATCGACTCGTCACCAAGTCTGAGTGAACTTCAAAAAAATACCCTTGGCTCCAGTGCACATGCAGAACGGATATTTTATCAACACACCGACTTGTTGGAAGTGGCGGAAGGGTCGGCTTCCTTGCTTTCGCCGTCCGATAATCCGACAGTCGTCATTGCACTGGAATTACTCGATAACTTGCCACATGACAAAATCCGCGTTCGCAATGGAAAAATCGACCAAGCTGAAGTACATCCTGTAGTTGGCAGCGAGAACGAAGTAAATCAGACGGAAGAGGTATTTGTACCACTGTCGGATGATCTATTGAAAAGTGTTTTGCTTGCGGCTCCATCATATAAACGAGTACCGATTTCATGGATCCCGACCGTGGCGTGTGGTGTTCTGAGACATTTGCCCCGCGAAAGGCCCAACGCTCGTCTACTCCTGGCAGACTTTGACTGGCTTCCCCCTCCCGATCGACTGCAGGTGGAGGACAATAATTGGCACCGTAGGAGTGTCTGGGCAAGTGGAGAGCCCATCGTGACATCCATGGATGATGTCGATCATGAATGCTACTTACAAGCACCACCATGCTGCGACATTTTGTTTCCAACGAACTTCGCAAAACTCGCGGCATTTGTACAAAACTCTTGGACGAACCCACGAATGGAGGTGAAGGTAGAGAAGCAAGCTGACTTTTTACAAACCTTTGGCCCGACCGAAGTTGACCGAACCAGATCTTGGTTGACATCGTATTCCCCGCTGCTACATGACTTTGGAAATTGCTCTGTTTTGACTATTGCACCCACATGA
- a CDS encoding predicted protein, with translation MAENIDAELKSTLQRQVPLLRVTPSDSLRRDIASMILDATSSFFKRWNQQVDSLEHPYTAEEALHVLLLSLGRGDAQVRHRVLEMLAVTSQEKCRRILWEFLPFTFPEEPSQTASSEIVKALQSILAKEQATVLPILKALSLLPVEDDSPNETFRIAMDAIPVAEQNQLSAVFQIMLVNVASDEDSSSAYQAIRNKICHVETLGDVPSLVSVSGQAVVALRNAFLNESSGGLLAKAFVKQVIQLVQSNPGRCLFFDWAVILTLLEQPSHKKKFEDLFDEWLTGSSFPFAAINRLVSIFCLVSKSDPPVLYTALIRSFMHLSLFLMVAPLRISVPRRTRQTYESVVFDFLLALDDTSQAELLQSIVHLSAELAQGPVELSLRRRRSLSDESVDYACRSVNHILGKLAERSPSILGCFRHVLESRLSGSLFSQSEPSDLKSVSEISNMLSSLAVSGPHSQAIARVPDLMVLLKKLLFPSAETCVDALDDFTIVAKGLILATAMIKKVNLDEEARDTIKKWVLRVILPSTRRMIEPELGSPGLKFLEAWMNEEVNNDTHLVFQHFRKVLSNTGLIQVLSHYQKSKRKYHTVLGYEKTTGLGSSTLPEKENERRHIVFCVTFFLKHFELRNSDRWKHAMAWTFELVDTYLRIGRGKARTNWKPDCWLQAMIEFPKVKLAGHGGSHRSIRIKQWLRKIFEDLNPENFKATEIVVDPNDLLEYLQEVQAIGDIQLFCDEVLFFELSLLVGLAVVAAVLKNSLAHFRWTAPTASTHTRLLTFLQNNFIRLYGMKIKLRFLFVLLKALRSKRLTQMDDYARTRAAEAERTGQNAEHSLFRTSQYLNQVDLWECLTDCRHDIVLKTGIGALKFNTKTESLGDHSFLDVVHLRTCILSHICDQCNGSTLSLLSGSGRECDAKLEKMASTAFLLIDDFPSLRKALWQQDDEQYLLQLKALAVLYLRLFHLVAERHCVDQKPIECSLKFLDRAFHGEDAGHKSQKVLVEQVNQALYKRLADAIDVDIGNNIVELLSLFVARIKGRFVGEVIQANLSFMYTVYDDMDNDAVSVEIGRPRVFQSLLKASITDFTTDRHKALIRAVDTMVSKVSEASDRRDSQVVLRHFQSGLVRHFGLVHFTDSPSKEYVLSASKLITEIDSFLFIFGRKVGLKRDQTHLGDPKPSKRAWASGLPFIPALDGKTFHEMYHSVMRFVIGAAALSDPSSTPSSGVPALGPYVDLAALFQLFGRLIAIYKMNLSVFPRKSFTFVIQDARMMLTVAVVQLNCSVDWRNLQPLLSVVDRRRGQVDLGAMSYFETFLNVVSYNTVGQLWRLAEKMRSDTSNDMSKIAALRAVTDKASRKLKTIANAHNLKAISFESMDEFDGQEKPPLSDPIRGFHLLAAADKAWWNEMSCLPIVGTPRGDASAAKKRSLQDLGSSSDDKNVTEEDLPDQGELLEVGVVIQMETKTTRSMNSCCLCRN, from the exons ATGGCCGAAAATATCGATGCTGAATTAAAGTCCACGCTGCAACGTCAAGTGCCGTTGCTGCGCGTCACACCGTCTGACAGCTTACGGCGAGATATCGCAAGTATGATTTTGGACGCCACTTCCTCATTCTTCAAAAGATGGAATCAGCAAGTTGACTCTTTGGAGCATCCTTACACAGCGGAGGAAGCTTTACACGTTTTGCTCCTTTCCCTGGGACGTGGAGATGCCCAGGTACGCCACCGCGTCCTGGAGATGCTGGCGGTGACATCGCAGGAAAAATGTAGAAGAATTCTTTGGGAATTTTTACCATTTACTTTTCCTGAAGAGCCCTCGCAAACGGCTTCATCTGAAATTGTGAAGGCTTTGCAATCGATACTCGCAAAAGAACAGGCGACCGTCCTGCCAATTCTGAAGGCTCTCTCACTGCTACCTGTGGAGGATGATAGTCCGAACGAAACTTTTCGGATAGCAATGGACGCTATTCCTGTAGCGGAACAGAACCAGCTATCAGCTGTTTTTCAGATCATGTTGGTCAATGTGGCATCAGATGAAGATTCATCTTCTGCTTACCAAGCAATTCGAAATAAAATATGCCATGTTGAAACACTTGGAGATGTGCCGAGTCTAGTTAGTGTTTCAGGGCAAGCTGTCGTGGCGCTACGCAATGCCTTTCTCAACGAATCTAGTGGTGGCCTTTTGGCGAAAGCTTTTGTGAAGCAAGTCATCCAATTAGTCCAATCGAATCCGGGAAGATGTCTATTTTTCGATTGGGCCGTAATCCTTACGCTATTAGAACAACCTTCTCACAAGAAGAAGTTTGAAGATTTATTTGACGAGTGGCTGACCGGTTCTTCCTTCCCTTTCGCTGCAATCAATCGATTGGTCTCCATTTTCTGCCTTGTTTCGAAATCAGACCCCCCAGTGCTATACACTGCATTGATACGTTCTTTCATGCACCTATCTCTTTTTTTGATGGTTGCTCCTCTTCGAATTTCTGTTCCGAGGCGAACACGCCAGACGTATGAGTCGGTAGTTTTTGACTTCCTTCTCGCTTTGGACGATACGTCACAAGCAGAGTTACTACAGAGTATAGTGCATCTCAGTGCTGAACTAGCACAAGGGCCAGTGGAGCTGTCGTTGCGAAGAAGACGGAGTCTTTCGGACGAAAGTGTGGATTATGCTTGCCGATCGGTCAATCATATCCTCGGCAAACTTGCCGAAAGAAGTCCGTCAATTTTAGGCTGTTTTCGACACGTTCTTGAAAGTCGCCTGTCTGGATCTCTGTTCAGTCAATCGGAGCCATCGGACCTGAAATCGGTATCGGAAATCAGTAATATGCTCTCGTCTCTGGCAGTATCGGGCCCACATAGTCAGGCTATCGCAAGGGTGCCCGATCTAATGGTGCTGTTGAAAAAGCTATTGTTTCCGTCGGCTGAAACCTGTGTCGATGCTCTTGATGATTTTACCATCGTTGCTAAAGGCCTTATTCTCGCGACCGCAATGATCAAAAAAGTCAATCTTGACGAAGAGGCTAGAGATACAATCAAAAAGTGGGTTCTACGTGTGATCCTTCCGTCTACTAGACGCATGATAGAACCAGAGCTTGGATCCCCAGGTCTGAAATTTCTCGAAGCTTGGATGAATGAAGAAGTCAACAATGACACCCACCTTGTTTTTCAGCACTTTAGGAAGGTTCTTTCAAATACAGGTCTAATTCAAGTTCTTTCCCACTATCAaaaaagcaaacgaaagtATCACACGGTGCTTGGATATGAGAAGACGACTGGTCTGGGGTCGTCAACTTTACCTGAGAAGGAGAATGAAAGGCGACACATTGTGTTTTGTGTTACTTTCTTTCTGAAGCATTTTGAGCTTCGAAATTCCGACAGATGGAAACATGCTATGGCTTGGACTTTTGAGCTAGTAGACACGTACTTGAGGATAGGAAGGGGAAAGGCAAGAACGAATTGGAAGCCTGATTGTTGGCTGCAGGCTATGATTGAATTTCCCAAAGTCAAACTAGCAGGTCATGGTGGTTCTCATCGATCCATTCGCATAAAACAATGGCTCAGGAAAATATTTGAGGACCTCAACCCGGAAAATTTTAAAGCTACCGAAATTGTTGTGGATCCCAATGATTTACTGGAATACCTTCAAGAGGTACAAGCAATAGGCGATATTCAGCTATTTTGCGATGAAGTGCTATTTTTTGAATTGTCGTTGCTCGTCGGACTGGCAGTTGTCGCGGCTGTTTTGAAAAATTCGCTGGCCCACTTCCGTTGGACAGCTCCGACGGCATCCACACATACTCGTTTGCTCACGTTCCTTCAGAATAACTTCATCAGATTGTATGGTATGAAGATTAAATTACGATTTCTTTTCGTACTTCTGAAAGCGCTCCGTTCGAAAAGGCTGACACAGATGGATGACTAT GCCAGAACTCGGGCTGCGGAGGCTGAAAGGACTGGTCAAAATGCCGAACACAGCCTATTTCGAACCAGCCAATACCTCAACCAAGTTGATCTGTGGGAATGCTTGACTGACTGCAGACATGACATAGTCCTAAAAACTGGGATTGGGGCATTGAAATTTAATACAAAAACAGAGTCTCTGGGTGACCACTCATTTCTTGATGTCGTTCATTTGAGGACGTGTATTTTAAGTCATATTTGTGATCAATGCAACGGCTCAACGCTATCCTTGTTGTCTGGGTCTGGGCGTGAATGTGATGCGAAACTCGAGAAAATGGCTTCGACGGCCTTCCTCCTCATCGATGATTTTCCTTCTCTTCGCAAGGCACTTTGGCAGCAAGATGATGAG CAATACTTGTTGCAACTAAAGGCGCTGGCTGTTTTGTATTTAAGACTGTTTCATCTGGTTGCTGAACGACACTGCGTGGACCAGAAACCTATCGAATGCTCCCTGAAATTTTTAGATCGTGCGTTCCATGGAGAAGATGCTGGTCACAAATCACAAAAAGTGTTGGTCGAACAAGTGAATCAAGCTTTATACAAACGCTTGGCAGACGCTATAGATGTGGATATCGGAAACAACATTGTTGAGCTATTGTCATTGTTTGTCGCTCGGATTAAAGGACGATTTGTTGGCGAAGTAATTCAGGCCAACCTCTCCTTTATGTACACTGTCTACGACGACATGGACAACGATGCTGTATCTGTTGAAATTGGAAGGCCCCGAGTATTTCAATCGCTTTTGAAAGCCAGCATAACTGATTTCACAACGGATCGCCATAAAGCCTTGATACGCGCTGTGGATACAATGGTATCAAAAGTTTCTGAAGCATCCGACAGGAGAGACAGTCAGGTAGTTCTTCGTCACTTTCAAAGCGGTCTTGTGCGACACTTTGGTCTCGTTCACTTCACCGATTCTCCTTCCAAAGAATACGTCTTATCGGCATCAAAGCTCATCACTGAAATCgattctttccttttcatcTTTGGTCGCAAGGTGGGGTTGAAACGAGACCAGACACATCTTGGAGATCCAAAACCATCAAAACGAGCATGGGCATCTGGTTTGCCTTTTATTCCTGCACTCGACGGAAAAACATTCCATGAAATGTATCACAGTGTTATGCGGTTTGTCATTGGAGCCGCAGCGCTCTCTGATCCTTCTTCAACGCCTTCTTCAGGAGTGCCTGCTCTTGGGCCTTACGTCGACCTGGCAGCTCTATTTCAGCTATTTGGCCGCCTCATCGCTATATATAAAATGAATTTGAGCGTATTTCCACGCAAATCCTTCACTTTCGTCATACAAGATGCCCGAATGATGCTCACAGTTGCTGTTGTACAGCTGAATTGTTCTGTAGATTGGCGCAACCTTCAACCTTTGTTGTCTGTTGTGGACCGAAGACGTGGTCAAGTTGATCTGGGGGCGATGTCGTATTTTGAAACGTTTCTGAACGTTGTATCTTATAATACAGTGGGTCAATTGTGGCGTCTGGCAGAAAAAATGCGGTCGGATACTTCTAATGATATGTCCAAGATCGCAGCGCTGAGGGCAGTGACAGACAAAGCATCCCGGAAATTGAAGACTATAGCTAATGCTCACAACCTAAAGGCTATATCGTTTGAATCCATGGACGAATTCGATGGTCAAGAGAAACCGCCACTTTCTGATCCTATTCGGGGCTTTCACTTGCTTGCAGCTGCCGATAAAGCATGGTGGAACGAGATGTCCTGTTTACCGATAGTGGGAACACCACGCGGAGATGCCTCTGCGGCCAAGAAGCGATCTTTACAGGACTTGGGATCCTCTTCTGACGACAAAAATGTCACAGAAGAGGATCTACCCGACCAGGGAG AGTTGCTGGAGGTTGGGGTGGTGATTCAGATggagacgaagacgactcggTCGATGAACTCCTGCTGCTTGTGCCGAAACTAA